From the genome of Streptomyces sp. NBC_01260, one region includes:
- a CDS encoding acyl-CoA dehydrogenase family protein, with product MSTAPSSKLPPFDPRDPIGIDDLLGAEDLAIRDTVRAWAADRVLPHIAQWYENGELPGIRELARELGSLGALGMSLEGYGCAGATAVQYGLACLELEAADSGIRSLVSVQGSLAMYAIHRFGSEEQRRQWLPGMAAGEIIGCFGLTEPDHGSDPAGMRTYARRDGEDWVLSGRKMWITNGSVAGVAVVWAQTDEGTAGAGIRGFVVPAGAPGFSAPEIRHKWSLRASVTSELVLDEVRLPADAVLPGVTGLRGPLSCLSHARYGIVWGAMGAARASFEAAVDYARTREQFGKPIGGFQLTQAKLADMAVELHKGILLAHHLGRRMDAGSLRPEQVSFGKLNNVREAIEICRTSRTILGANGISLEYPVMRHATNLESVLTYEGTVEMHQLVLGKALTGLDAFR from the coding sequence ATGTCCACCGCTCCGTCCTCGAAACTCCCGCCCTTCGACCCCCGCGACCCGATCGGCATCGACGACCTCCTGGGCGCCGAGGATCTCGCGATCCGCGACACCGTCCGGGCCTGGGCCGCCGACCGGGTCCTGCCGCACATCGCCCAGTGGTACGAGAACGGCGAGCTGCCCGGCATCCGCGAACTGGCCCGCGAACTCGGTTCGCTCGGGGCCCTTGGCATGTCCCTGGAGGGCTACGGCTGTGCGGGCGCCACCGCCGTGCAGTACGGGCTGGCCTGCCTGGAGCTCGAAGCCGCCGACTCCGGAATCCGCTCGCTCGTCTCCGTGCAGGGCTCCCTCGCCATGTACGCCATCCACCGCTTCGGCTCCGAGGAGCAGAGGCGACAGTGGCTGCCCGGCATGGCGGCCGGCGAGATCATCGGCTGCTTCGGCCTCACCGAGCCGGACCACGGCTCCGACCCGGCCGGGATGCGGACCTACGCCAGGCGTGACGGCGAGGACTGGGTGCTCAGCGGCCGCAAGATGTGGATCACCAACGGCTCGGTCGCCGGGGTCGCCGTCGTCTGGGCGCAGACCGACGAGGGCACCGCGGGCGCCGGTATCCGCGGTTTCGTCGTGCCGGCCGGTGCCCCGGGATTCTCCGCACCCGAGATCAGGCACAAATGGTCCCTGCGTGCCTCGGTCACCAGTGAGCTGGTCCTCGACGAGGTGCGGCTGCCGGCCGATGCCGTGCTGCCCGGCGTCACCGGTCTGCGCGGGCCGCTCAGCTGTCTCAGCCATGCCCGCTACGGCATCGTCTGGGGAGCCATGGGTGCCGCACGGGCCAGCTTCGAGGCGGCCGTCGACTACGCGCGGACCCGTGAGCAGTTCGGGAAGCCGATCGGCGGCTTCCAGCTCACCCAGGCCAAGCTCGCCGACATGGCCGTCGAACTCCACAAGGGCATCCTGCTCGCCCACCACCTGGGCCGCCGGATGGACGCGGGCAGCCTCCGCCCGGAACAGGTCAGCTTCGGGAAGCTGAACAACGTGCGGGAGGCCATCGAGATCTGCCGCACCTCGCGCACGATCCTCGGCGCCAACGGGATCTCGCTGGAGTACCCGGTGATGCGGCACGCGACGAATCTGGAGTCGGTGCTCACCTACGAAGGAACCGTGGAGATGCACCAGCTGGTGCTGGGCAAGGCGCTCACCGGCCTGGACGCGTTCCGGTGA
- a CDS encoding cell division protein SepF yields MGSVRKASAWLGLVEDNDERYYDDDEYSEGARTGTGQAWVTDPRVQVASEAAQETGRRIATVTPDSFRDARSIGELFRDGVPVIMNLTSMDSADAKRVVDFAAGLIFGLRGSIDRVATRVFLLTPADTQVVSGEAAGRPADGFFNQS; encoded by the coding sequence ATGGGATCGGTGCGCAAGGCGAGTGCCTGGCTGGGCCTCGTAGAGGACAACGACGAGCGGTACTACGACGACGACGAGTACTCCGAGGGTGCACGGACCGGGACCGGACAGGCCTGGGTGACCGATCCGCGCGTGCAGGTGGCGTCCGAGGCGGCCCAGGAGACGGGCCGCCGGATCGCCACCGTGACCCCGGACAGCTTCCGGGACGCCCGGAGCATCGGTGAGCTCTTCCGGGACGGCGTCCCGGTGATCATGAACCTCACCTCCATGGACTCCGCCGACGCCAAGCGCGTGGTGGATTTCGCCGCAGGGCTGATCTTCGGTCTGCGCGGGTCGATCGACCGCGTGGCCACCCGGGTCTTCCTGCTGACCCCCGCGGACACCCAGGTGGTCAGCGGCGAAGCCGCCGGCCGGCCGGCCGACGGCTTCTTCAACCAGAGCTGA
- a CDS encoding DUF5685 family protein, with protein sequence MHGAHSPERGARLNGTRGIVVFGIVRPCTHRLSEGLKAEWMAHLCGLCLALRSDHGQFARIVTNYDGLIVSVLTEAQTDRTPAQRRTAGPCPLRAMRTAPVARGEGARLAAAVSLVLASAKVRDHVADRDGLLKRRPVAAAARRVAAGWDRAGARTGAQLGFDTALLVDAVDRQTGIELLAGPGTPLLTVTEPTETATAAAFAHTAVLAGKPRNAEPLAEAGRLFGRLAHLLDAVEDQEADAVSGAWNPLTATGTSRTEARRLCDDALRGVRLALREAEFTDGRLAHVLLAHELRRSVDRAFATDVCSHQPGGQLTQGLTGPGGAGHPSGGRHTGAFGPPPGNPYAPSGPGAPFGPPQPPPEPPRDRRGLVVGCLVWAGLACTCQMCCGTFDDPWSRQRREGLCSRCDCGDCCDGCDCCSNCGDCCDGCDCCDCGCDCGC encoded by the coding sequence ATGCACGGCGCGCACTCGCCCGAGCGTGGCGCACGGCTGAACGGCACCCGGGGGATCGTCGTGTTCGGAATAGTCAGGCCCTGCACCCATCGACTGTCGGAGGGGCTCAAGGCCGAGTGGATGGCCCATCTCTGCGGGCTCTGTCTGGCACTTCGATCCGACCATGGGCAATTCGCCCGGATCGTCACGAACTATGACGGCCTGATCGTCTCGGTCCTGACGGAGGCTCAGACCGACCGCACCCCCGCACAGCGCCGCACGGCGGGTCCCTGTCCGCTGCGCGCCATGCGGACCGCGCCGGTCGCGCGAGGTGAGGGTGCCAGGCTGGCGGCCGCCGTCTCGCTGGTGCTGGCGTCGGCGAAGGTGCGGGACCACGTCGCCGACCGGGACGGCCTGTTGAAGCGGCGCCCGGTGGCGGCGGCGGCCCGCAGGGTGGCGGCGGGCTGGGACCGCGCCGGGGCGCGTACCGGCGCACAGCTCGGTTTCGACACCGCGTTGCTCGTCGACGCCGTCGACCGGCAGACCGGCATCGAACTGCTCGCGGGTCCCGGCACCCCGCTGCTGACGGTCACCGAACCCACCGAGACGGCCACCGCCGCGGCCTTCGCGCACACCGCCGTACTCGCGGGCAAGCCGCGGAACGCCGAGCCGCTGGCCGAGGCGGGACGCCTCTTCGGGCGTCTCGCGCATCTGCTGGATGCCGTGGAGGACCAGGAAGCTGACGCCGTGTCGGGCGCCTGGAACCCGCTCACCGCGACCGGCACCTCGCGCACCGAGGCCCGGCGGCTGTGCGACGACGCGCTGCGCGGCGTAAGGCTGGCACTGCGCGAAGCGGAGTTCACCGACGGCAGACTGGCGCATGTGCTGCTGGCGCACGAACTGCGGCGCTCGGTGGACCGGGCCTTCGCCACGGACGTCTGTTCCCATCAGCCGGGGGGCCAGCTGACCCAGGGGCTCACGGGGCCGGGCGGAGCCGGTCATCCGTCAGGAGGGCGGCACACGGGGGCGTTCGGGCCGCCGCCGGGCAACCCGTACGCCCCCTCGGGGCCCGGCGCACCCTTCGGCCCGCCGCAGCCACCGCCGGAGCCCCCGCGCGACCGGCGCGGGCTCGTCGTGGGGTGCCTGGTGTGGGCGGGTCTCGCCTGTACCTGCCAGATGTGCTGCGGCACCTTCGACGACCCGTGGAGCCGTCAGCGCCGCGAGGGCCTGTGCAGCCGGTGCGACTGCGGTGACTGCTGCGATGGCTGCGACTGCTGCAGCAACTGCGGCGATTGCTGTGACGGGTGTGACTGCTGCGACTGTGGCTGCGACTGCGGCTGCTGA
- a CDS encoding ABC transporter substrate-binding protein: MPRTRHTAAFALITAATLALTACGSGDPAAAPAGAAGPAAKNAIPTTDVVSGVKRDKAAAGLLPAAVRSSGTLNIASSVGTPPGATYLADGRTLAGTDIDFADAVARVLGLKPKREVAAFEAILPALGSGKYDVGTGNFGVTDERRKTIDFVTYLNDGQGFAVRDDSTLSKVTDLTQLCGLTVGTAAGTTFEVTLEENRHRCSEVGEKPYDVKTYSDLAAVWSSLQQGRTDVVMSTINGLRYAVKQQEGVRFLNEFKRLDVGFAFKKGTVLAPAFRAAVNSLKADGTYDRILKKWGIGESAIGTSQISPPEIR, from the coding sequence CCGCCCCCGCCGGCGCGGCCGGTCCCGCCGCCAAGAACGCGATCCCCACGACCGACGTCGTGTCGGGGGTGAAGCGGGACAAGGCCGCGGCCGGCCTGCTGCCGGCCGCCGTCCGTTCCTCCGGAACCCTGAACATCGCCTCCAGCGTCGGCACCCCGCCCGGTGCCACTTATCTGGCGGACGGCAGGACCCTGGCCGGTACCGACATCGACTTCGCGGATGCCGTGGCCAGGGTGCTCGGCCTGAAGCCGAAACGGGAGGTCGCCGCGTTCGAGGCGATCCTGCCCGCGCTCGGGAGCGGGAAGTACGACGTGGGCACCGGAAACTTCGGGGTCACCGACGAGCGCCGCAAGACGATCGACTTCGTCACCTACCTCAACGACGGGCAGGGCTTCGCGGTCCGCGACGACAGCACGTTGAGCAAGGTCACCGACCTGACCCAGCTCTGCGGGCTGACGGTGGGCACCGCCGCGGGCACCACGTTCGAGGTGACGCTGGAGGAGAACAGGCACCGCTGCTCCGAGGTCGGCGAGAAGCCGTACGACGTGAAGACGTACTCCGACCTGGCCGCGGTCTGGAGCTCGCTCCAGCAGGGGCGGACCGACGTCGTGATGTCGACCATCAACGGGCTGCGGTACGCCGTGAAACAGCAGGAGGGTGTGCGCTTCCTCAACGAGTTCAAGCGCCTCGATGTCGGCTTCGCGTTCAAGAAGGGCACCGTGCTGGCCCCCGCCTTCCGGGCCGCGGTCAACAGTCTCAAGGCGGACGGCACCTATGACCGGATCCTGAAGAAGTGGGGCATCGGCGAGTCGGCGATCGGGACCTCGCAGATCTCGCCGCCCGAGATCAGATGA